GCCCATCGACGATGCGATACATCCTCCAAAACGGGAAATGCCCACTGTTGTTCTTGCTCAACTGCGTCAGGTCCGTGGCCGGAATCGTCAGCAGACCGAACGTGACCATTGGGCCATCGCCTTTGGCGGTATGTCCGTGGCACGCCATACAGTTGTCTTCATAGAGCGGCCTGCCCAAGGCAGCGACTTCTTTTTCTTGGGCTCTCCCTTCCTGGAGCGGAAGCCCTAACAGCAAGCTTCCGGCCATCAAGAGAGAACACCCCCATTTTTTCTGTTGCATATGCTTCTCCTTTCCCAGAGCAGCGGTAACAAAACGATGATCGCTTCCGAATAGCAAAACAGCGACCACGCTCTGAGGTGGGGAAACTCCCTTGCGAATCGCTGCCAGCGTCACATCGTTTATCACCTGTGCGAAAGGTCCCCCGGGATTTTCCAGAAAATGGGAAGCGCAGTTCCCGCCCACAACTGCGGGACTTACCCTTTGCCGGGAAAGCGCGACAAATGCGCGACATACGAGACGCGACAACCATCGGCATCCGTTGTGCTAACAAACGCTTCTACGAAAAAAGACGACCGAGGAGGTTTCCATGCTAGTGCGACACCGGATGACGGCCAACCCAATCACGATTAGTCCCCAAGACACCCTGGCCACCGCCAA
The window above is part of the Deltaproteobacteria bacterium genome. Proteins encoded here:
- a CDS encoding c-type cytochrome — translated: MQQKKWGCSLLMAGSLLLGLPLQEGRAQEKEVAALGRPLYEDNCMACHGHTAKGDGPMVTFGLLTIPATDLTQLSKNNSGHFPFWRMYRIVDGREDVKGHLTRDMPIWGDEFRLDTGSSAMLQAEVRAKILALVYYLQSIQEK